In Maniola hyperantus chromosome 13, iAphHyp1.2, whole genome shotgun sequence, one genomic interval encodes:
- the LOC117987847 gene encoding ecdysone oxidase-like has translation MVWDNTCIATTGSASQLFATTLNFLTATQCFVPDRKSPDDIVTDSEKFDFIIAGGGTAGCVLANRLSEISDWNVLLLEAGPEPPAESVIPGLDGSLYQSKYDWKYVTESNGVTHQGMKNGVVQWPRGKMLGGSSAMNAMYYVRGQDQDFQSWYAEGNPSWSPENVNTYFRKAENLQDMKLNEIPEIYENYGHNGPFVVNTFNHTLSKIGQDILDSWNHIGIKKVHDINADKFEGQGLCAISRAAAANGQRSSTYSTYLNAARNRPNLRVVTNAFVAKILIDDDLRAHGVDVVINGEKKTIYAEKEVIVSCGAINTPQLLMLSGVGPEEELVSHDIPVKVNSPAVGQNLQDHAYVPIPICLDEPGPENAGEHTFDILKYLYDKTGYLAHEFIMNLSAFFSRTDDMSYPEFQCHTIVFRQNSSIARSYLGTLKDEVADSFMQCQPNKALIIFAFHLLHPYSKGYISMQNNDPFTYPKIYANYYSDDRDAQASGDGIQIVTKLLDTPKFKSMNAYIPKVNLPQCDEWEYLSNDYWKCYSTHISQTVFHPIATAKMGPKPKDSVVDNFLKVHGVKGLRVIDASVMPSETSGNTMAPVIAVGEIGADMIKEEYEVSK, from the exons ATGGTTTG GGATAACACTTGTATTGCCACAACCGGATCGGCATCTCAACTCTTCGCTACTACACTCAACTTTCTGACAGCGACACAATGTTTTGTGCCAGACAGGAAATCTCCTGACGACATTGTTACgg ATTCGGAAAAATTCGATTTTATTATCGCGGGAGGAGGCACGGCTGGCTGTGTTCTAGCAAATCGACTCAGTGAAATTAGTGATTGGAATGTTCTGCTTCTTGAAGCTGGACCCGAGCCACCTGCTGAATCTGTT ATACCTGGCCTGGATGGCTCCTTGTATCAAAGCAAATACGACTGGAAATATGTTACAGAAAGCAATGGTGTAACGCACCAAGGAATGAAAAATGGCGTAGTACAATGGCCACGGGGAAAAATGCTCGGTGGTTCCAGTGCAATGAACGCTATGTATTACGTAAGAGGACAGGATCAAGATTTTCAATCTTGGTATGCTGAAGGAAATCCAAGCTGGTCACCAGAAAATGTAAATACATATTTCAGAAAGGCAGAAAATTTACAAGACATGAAACTTAACGAAATTCCTGAAATATATGAGAACTATGGGCATAACGGTCCATTTGTAGTTAACACATTTAACCATACATTGAGCAAAATAGGTCAGGATATTTTAGACTCTTGGAATCATATTGGAATCAAGAAAGTACATGATATTAACGCCGATAAGTTCGAAGGACAGGGATTGTGTGCAATATCAAGAGCAGCTGCGGCAAATGGACAAAGATCAAGCACCTACAGTACTTATTTGAATGCGGCAAGGAACAGGCCGAATTTAAGAGTGGTTACAAATGCTTTCGTggcaaaaatattaatagatgATGATTTACGAGCCCACGGTGTAGATGTTGTAATAAACGGGGAAAAAAAGACGATTTATGCAGAAAAGGAAGTTATTGTTAGTTGTGGAGCTATAAACACCCCACAACTATTGATGCTATCTGGTGTAGGTCCTGAAGAAGAACTAGTTTCTCACGATATTCCAGTTAAAGTTAATTCACCAGCTGTTGGTCAAAACTTACAAGATCACGCATATGTTCCAATACCAATCTGTCTGGATGAACCAGGACCGGAAAATGCAGGTGAACATACGTTCGACATCTTAAAATACCTATATGATAAAACTGGGTATTTAGCACATGAGTTTATAATGAATTTGAGCGCTTTCTTTTCTCGAACTGACGACATGTCTTATCCAGAGTTTCAATGTCACACTATAGTATTTAGACAAAATTCATCTATCGCACGATCCTATCTCGGAACACTTAAAGATGAAGTAGCAGATTCTTTCATGCAATGCCAGCCGAATAAAGCGTTAATAATTTTTGCATTTCACCTTTTACATCCTTATTCAAAAGGTTATATAAGTATGCAAAACAACGACCCATTTACTTATCCCAAAATTTATGCAAATTATTACAGCGATGACAGGGATGCTCAAGCATCAGGCGATGGTATACAAATAGTAACTAAATTACTAGATACTCCCAAATTCAAATCTATGAACGCTTATATTCCTAAAGTGAATTTGCCCCAATGTGACGAATGGGAATATCTAAGTAATGATTATTGGAAATGTTACTCAACGCACATAAGTCAAACAGTTTTTCATCCAATAGCTACAGCAAAAATGGGCCCGAAACCCAAAGATTCAGTAGTAGATAACTTCTTAAAAGTTCATGGGGTAAAAGGTTTACGTGTTATAGATGCTAGTGTGATGCCGTCTGAAACTAGTGGCAATACTATGGCACCCGTGATTGCGGTCGGAGAAATAGGAGCCGACATGATTAAGGAGGAGTATGAAGTATCTAAATAA